In Opitutus sp. ER46, the following are encoded in one genomic region:
- a CDS encoding glycosyltransferase family 39 protein, producing MNGPAQTWGLLPLVVFAAIFLQLRLAGEGGVRAALRGATLWAALVWVLTHALGVFGLLHPGPLRVAWMVLAATSIGGVAFSFRRRGARGLGARPGADVVLAYALATGFLLLAFAAAVLSPPLTVDVLNYHGPRQLLWLQQGSLAHFLTTNDRALMMPPLAEVIGVQFLGLTGDDCWANLPQWFAYALLPLAMVGILRSLHASRIAVALGVLIVMSLPMAYHEAANGKNDLQLALWTLILVHEVVLARAAPGRIGRCEAVVAGLVVAAALLTKSTAFLVLPPLLVVVLLAWWRRDRARAPRMVLAALLVAGGLTAPLFARNLAWYGTPLGVHRSDEGGQQANAAFGPAILASNVLRQTTLHLAGPDPAWNQRLERAVRAAHQWLGVSADDPRTTLWVGRYSVTYGAGSESKSGAPAHLVLVLLAVGVVLGRRSLRSWRWLAWSTLAMALLFTAVLKWQPWGARLQLPIFVAGSLLVPVVVEACSITGRRWAAGIVAVLVLTAWWPSREMAERPLWTAPTLWQVPRDTNRYRYFPALRVRDMGLVGLLRESGARDVAISSVHDMPYNLMRALQQTVPGVHFYGAPVSAIPALPDALVVLELHKPLPLYHVFPDGTRFRLVGEGATDGLYLPEARVRALGWAHRLPAFGGWTMSEHFDLKIEGGALRETPVMWRELTRPRAKLWFRGWSTAMRLRAAFDSWGRQEVRLNVRLNGVDLATVTVPVGARRQTLDLPMVVQATGNELELSVTGGPPDAVRFTQLVVVDGDATDPAAR from the coding sequence ATGAACGGGCCGGCCCAGACCTGGGGGCTGCTGCCGCTGGTCGTGTTCGCCGCGATCTTCCTGCAACTGCGCCTGGCGGGAGAGGGCGGCGTGCGCGCCGCGCTGCGCGGCGCAACGCTGTGGGCGGCGTTGGTGTGGGTGCTCACCCATGCGCTCGGGGTCTTTGGGCTGCTGCATCCTGGACCACTACGCGTGGCTTGGATGGTCCTGGCGGCCACGAGTATCGGCGGCGTCGCCTTCAGCTTTCGCCGCCGCGGAGCACGAGGGCTGGGTGCAAGACCGGGGGCCGATGTCGTCCTGGCCTACGCGTTGGCCACGGGATTCCTGCTGCTGGCCTTCGCGGCGGCGGTGTTGTCACCGCCCCTGACCGTCGACGTCCTGAATTACCACGGTCCGCGGCAACTGCTGTGGCTGCAGCAGGGAAGCCTGGCGCACTTTCTGACCACGAATGACCGGGCGCTCATGATGCCGCCGCTCGCCGAGGTGATCGGGGTGCAGTTTCTCGGTCTGACCGGCGACGATTGCTGGGCGAATCTTCCCCAATGGTTCGCCTATGCGCTCCTGCCGCTCGCGATGGTCGGCATCCTGCGCTCCCTGCACGCGTCGCGCATCGCAGTCGCGCTTGGGGTGTTGATCGTGATGAGCCTGCCGATGGCCTATCACGAGGCCGCCAACGGCAAGAACGATCTCCAACTGGCGCTCTGGACCTTGATCCTGGTGCATGAGGTGGTGCTGGCCCGAGCCGCTCCCGGTCGCATTGGGCGGTGCGAGGCCGTGGTCGCGGGGCTGGTCGTTGCGGCGGCGCTGCTCACGAAGAGCACGGCGTTCCTGGTCCTGCCGCCGCTGCTGGTCGTCGTCTTGCTCGCCTGGTGGCGGCGAGACCGCGCCCGCGCGCCGCGAATGGTCCTGGCGGCGTTGCTGGTCGCTGGCGGGCTGACGGCGCCGCTATTCGCGCGGAATCTCGCCTGGTACGGGACGCCGCTCGGGGTTCATCGGTCGGACGAGGGCGGGCAACAGGCGAACGCCGCGTTCGGTCCCGCCATTCTCGCCTCCAATGTCCTGCGCCAGACCACGCTGCACCTGGCCGGGCCGGACCCCGCGTGGAACCAGCGCCTCGAGCGGGCCGTCCGCGCGGCGCATCAATGGCTCGGCGTCTCCGCGGACGACCCGCGAACCACGCTTTGGGTCGGTCGTTACTCGGTTACGTACGGCGCCGGTTCCGAGAGCAAGTCGGGTGCGCCGGCTCATTTGGTGCTGGTGCTGCTGGCCGTGGGCGTCGTCCTGGGCCGGCGTTCGCTCCGTTCCTGGCGGTGGCTGGCGTGGTCGACCCTGGCCATGGCGCTGCTGTTCACGGCGGTGCTGAAGTGGCAGCCCTGGGGCGCGCGCCTGCAGCTCCCGATTTTTGTCGCGGGCTCGCTCCTGGTCCCGGTGGTCGTTGAGGCGTGTTCGATCACCGGCCGCCGTTGGGCCGCGGGGATCGTTGCCGTGCTCGTGTTAACCGCCTGGTGGCCATCGCGTGAAATGGCAGAGCGGCCGCTCTGGACCGCGCCCACGCTCTGGCAGGTGCCGCGGGACACCAACCGTTACCGGTATTTTCCGGCCCTGCGGGTGCGCGACATGGGGCTCGTGGGCCTGCTGCGCGAGAGCGGGGCGCGCGACGTCGCCATCTCCTCCGTGCATGATATGCCCTACAATCTCATGCGCGCTCTGCAGCAGACCGTTCCGGGAGTGCACTTCTATGGCGCCCCGGTGTCCGCCATCCCGGCCCTGCCGGATGCACTGGTGGTGCTGGAGCTGCACAAACCGCTTCCGCTGTATCATGTCTTTCCTGACGGCACGCGTTTCCGGCTCGTCGGTGAGGGCGCGACCGACGGTTTGTACCTCCCGGAGGCACGCGTGCGGGCGCTGGGCTGGGCACACAGGCTGCCGGCCTTTGGTGGGTGGACGATGAGCGAGCACTTTGATCTGAAGATCGAAGGCGGCGCGCTGCGGGAGACGCCGGTGATGTGGCGGGAGTTGACGCGGCCCCGGGCGAAGCTGTGGTTTCGCGGGTGGTCCACCGCCATGCGGCTGCGGGCGGCGTTTGATTCCTGGGGCCGGCAGGAGGTGCGGCTGAACGTACGCCTCAACGGGGTCGATCTGGCGACCGTGACCGTGCCGGTGGGCGCGCGGCGGCAAACGCTGGATTTGCCCATGGTCGTCCAGGCAACGGGGAATGAGCTCGAGCTCAGCGTGACCGGCGGGCCGCCCGATGCCGTCCGCTTCACGCAGCTCGTCGTGGTCGACGGCGACGCTACCGATCCTGCCGCTCGCTGA